In a single window of the Raphanus sativus cultivar WK10039 unplaced genomic scaffold, ASM80110v3 Scaffold2251, whole genome shotgun sequence genome:
- the LOC130505411 gene encoding uncharacterized protein LOC130505411 produces MVDDVYLPVRLDHRPYWSMKYLPMAKIANLDFAPLTVRGDNYLQWALDVEISLGSKGLEHCIVPQNKATKKENSKTLMLIRHHIEESLKAQYLIVSNPYELWKELQMRYDHQKTLILPGATYEWLHLRIQDFKSVNEYNSAMFKIVSKLRLCGETVTDKQLLEKTFQTMSSSNLLLQQQYRQKGFKTYSELISCLLLAEQNNELLLKNSELRPPGSKPVPEANHTSNEPDDGAEANHVRYDHKGRGSSYGRGRGRRGHGRGRGQGGNSKGRNTPYDRPNQSNNGQGKSRGNETSSKPQNPASSPCHRCGMMNHWAKNCRTAKHLVDLYQESLKGKNPEAHMVYKDGEDDFDHDKDDLMDFETSDILTMLNDDPVE; encoded by the exons ATGGTCGATGATGTGTACCTTCCGGTACGACTAGACCACAGGCCGTATTGGTCGATGAAGTACCTTCCG ATGGCCAAAATCGCAAATTTGGATTTTGCACCTCTAACTGTGAGGGGTGACAATTACCTACAATGGGCACTAGATGTCGAGATTTCTCTTGGATCCAAAGGCCTAGAGCATTGTATTGTTCCTCAGAACAAAGCTACTAAGAAAGAGAACTCTAAGACCCTCATGCTCATCCGTCATCACATTGAGGAGAGCTTAAAAGCTCAGTACCTCATAGTGAGTAATCCATACGAGTTATGGAAAGAGCTTCAGATGAGATATGATCACCAGAAGACCTTGATTCTTCCGGGTGCCACCTATGAGTGGCTTCATCTCAGGATTCAAGACTTTAAGTCTGTGAATGAGTACAACTCAGCCATGTTTAAGATAGTCTCAAAACTGAGGCTATGCGGCGAGACTGTAACTGATAAGCAGTTGTTGgaaaagactttccagacaatgTCCTCAAGCAATTTGTTGCTTCAGCAACAATACAGACAGAAAGGTTTTAAGACCTATAGTGAGCTCATCTCATGTCTATTGCTTGCAGAACAGAACAACGAGCTGCTCTTGAAGAACAGTGAGCTTAGACCACCTGGATCTAAGCCTGTCCCTGAGGCAAATCATACCTCAAATGAGCCTGATGATGGTGCTGAAGCCAACCATGTCCGATATGACCATAAGGGCCGCGGATCCTCATATGGAAGAGGACGTGGCCGTAGAGGTCATGGGCGAGGACGTGGACAAGGTGGCAACAGCAAAGGGCGCAACACCCCTTATGACCGTCCAAACCAGTCCAATAATGGACAAGGTAAAAGCAGAGGCAATGAGACTTCTTCAAAGCCACAGAATCCTGCAAGCTCACCTTGCCATAGATGCGGAATGATGAATCATTGGGCAAAGAATTGCCGCACAGCCAAGCATCTGGTCGACCTCTATCAAGAGAGTCTTAAGGGCAAGAATCCGGAAGCACACATGGTGTACAAGGATGGTGAGGACGATTTTGATCATGACAAGGACGACCTCATGGACTTTGAGACTTCAGACATACTCACTATGCTGAATGATGATCCAGTCGAATAA